The following coding sequences lie in one Synechococcus sp. CC9902 genomic window:
- the gloB gene encoding hydroxyacylglutathione hydrolase, producing the protein MHSTLHALPVLQDNVIWIWARGKNAVVVDPAVAEPVNQWLNAHGMCLRAILQTHHHADHIGGTPDLLREWPQAEVVAATADRLRIPLQTRGVADGDVINLLGRRLEVIDVAAHTSAHIAFIIRNDDDQDPSFGPLAFCGDTLFAGGCGRLFEGSAQDMYRALQRFAALPDETLVCCAHEYTEANLRWATEQRPNDVQITTRHQTVKALRSRGDLSLPSSIGAEKRTNLFMQAETAEQLAELRSHKDHWRSS; encoded by the coding sequence ATGCACTCCACACTTCATGCCTTGCCAGTCCTACAAGACAACGTGATTTGGATCTGGGCCAGAGGCAAGAACGCCGTCGTCGTGGATCCAGCAGTAGCGGAGCCAGTGAATCAGTGGTTGAACGCTCACGGGATGTGCTTGAGGGCGATCCTGCAAACCCACCATCACGCTGATCACATCGGCGGGACCCCAGACCTGTTGCGCGAATGGCCGCAGGCGGAGGTCGTCGCAGCCACTGCCGATCGGCTCAGAATTCCGTTGCAAACCAGGGGCGTTGCCGATGGCGATGTGATCAACCTTCTGGGACGGCGCCTTGAGGTGATCGATGTGGCGGCCCACACCTCCGCCCATATCGCGTTCATCATTCGGAACGACGACGACCAAGACCCCAGCTTTGGACCGCTGGCGTTTTGTGGTGACACTCTTTTTGCAGGCGGCTGCGGGCGGTTGTTTGAAGGCTCCGCTCAGGACATGTATCGAGCACTCCAACGCTTCGCGGCATTGCCGGATGAAACCCTTGTGTGCTGCGCCCATGAGTACACCGAAGCCAATTTGCGCTGGGCTACGGAGCAACGTCCTAACGACGTTCAAATCACAACACGCCACCAGACAGTGAAGGCACTGCGTTCTCGCGGAGATCTCAGTCTTCCCTCAAGCATTGGTGCTGAAAAACGCACCAACTTATTTATGCAGGCTGAAACGGCCGAACAACTCGCCGAGCTCAGGAGTCATAAGGATCATTGGCGTTCAAGCTGA
- the hisG gene encoding ATP phosphoribosyltransferase has product MITVALAKGALLKDSVARFAAAGLDFSAVLDKDNRQLMVPTPCGRARALLVRNGDVPTYVSYGQAQLGVVGYDVLKEHQLPVAQLVDLGFGGCRMSVAVKASSGYQRALDLPAHCRVASKFTHCAREYFDSLDLPVELVHLNGSVELGPITGMSEAIVDLVATGRTLRDNGLVEIEELFRSSARLVGHPLSMRLDDGALTEIVTAIRAVEPSKGEA; this is encoded by the coding sequence ATGATTACTGTCGCGTTGGCTAAGGGTGCGCTTCTCAAGGACTCCGTGGCGCGTTTCGCTGCAGCGGGTCTCGACTTCTCAGCCGTGCTGGACAAAGACAACCGGCAGTTAATGGTTCCGACCCCGTGTGGTCGCGCGCGAGCACTGTTGGTTCGAAATGGAGATGTGCCCACCTATGTGTCTTATGGACAGGCTCAGCTCGGGGTTGTCGGATACGACGTCTTGAAGGAGCACCAGTTGCCAGTGGCACAGTTGGTGGACCTTGGTTTTGGCGGATGTCGGATGTCCGTTGCCGTGAAAGCCAGTAGCGGATATCAACGAGCCTTGGATTTGCCAGCCCACTGCCGCGTTGCCAGCAAATTCACGCACTGCGCCAGGGAATACTTCGATTCACTCGACCTTCCGGTCGAATTGGTTCATTTGAACGGCTCCGTTGAACTCGGTCCGATTACAGGAATGTCTGAAGCGATTGTTGATCTCGTTGCAACGGGCCGCACCTTGCGGGATAACGGCCTGGTTGAAATTGAGGAGTTGTTTCGCTCGTCGGCTCGATTGGTGGGACACCCCCTGTCCATGCGCCTCGATGACGGTGCGTTGACCGAAATCGTGACGGCGATTCGCGCCGTTGAACCATCGAAGGGAGAGGCTTGA